Within the Anaerolineae bacterium genome, the region CGGCTTCGACTGGGTCGCCGGCAGGCAGAAGGCCAGTCGGCGCTTCGTGCCGGCCGGCAGCGTGTACTACTTCACCACTGCGGGATCAGCACAGCTCCGATCGGAGCTAATCAACCAGGCCGTCACGGAGTGGGGCGGCGAGATCGGGTTCGGTCAGGTCATCGTCGTGGAATGGAGGGACTAGCCATGTACGAAGGCAAGCGCATGCTGTTCATCTACGTCGAGACGCCCCTGCACGCGGGCACCGGCAGCGGGCTGGGCGGGGTAGACCTTCCCATCCAGCGCGAGCGAGTCACCGGGTACCCCATGGTCCAGGCCAGTAGCCTCAAGGGGCGCCTCCGGGCCCTGGTGCGAGAGCACTATGCAGACGGAAGCGAAGACCCCGATCAACACCCTGTGGTGCTCGCCCTGTTCGGGCGTGCCGGCAGCGCTGGGGAGAACTACGCCGGCGCCCTATCCCCAGGAGACGCCCGCTTGCTGCTCTTCCCGGTCCGCTCTCTGAGTGGAGTGTTCGCCTGGACTACCTGCGCCGACGTCCTGGCGCGATTCGCCCGCCAGGCGGAACTGGCCGGGCTCGGCCTGCCGGACTCGCTGCCCGAGGAAGGCCCGCAAGCCGATGAGGTCTGGGTCGGCGGCAACGCCCTGCTCGCCGGCAAGAGGGTGGTGCTGGAGGACTACTCCTTCACCCCTCGCAACCGCCCCGAGGTCGCAGCCCTCGGCGGCTGGCTGGCGAAGACTGCCCTGCCCGACGAGGGTTACGATTACTGGAAGAGAGAGCTGCCCAGGAAGCTCGCCATTCTCTCCGACGATGCTTTCCGCGACTTTGCCCAGCACGCCACCGAGGTGCAGACCCACATCAGGCTCAGTCCCGAAACGAAGACCGTCGCAGGCGAGAGAGGAGCCGGCGCCTTGTGGACGGTGGAGAGCCTGCCGCCAGACACCCTGCTCTACGCTCCCATACTGGCTACGGCCTCCCGGCAGCCGGAGAGCAAGCTCAGCGCCGAGGAGGTTCTGGGCAAGCTGGAGGAGTGCGAGTTGACGCACACGCAGCTGGGGGGAGATGAGACGACCGGTCAGGGCTGGGTGGCCCTACGCCTGACTGTCGGAGGTGGACGATGAAGAGCCGCCAGCGCAGCCTGGAACAAGAGCGAGCCAAGCGGGCCTGGGACTGCGTCAAGAAAGCCAAGGAGCAGCAGGACAGGGTCGCCAAGGACTACGGCAATCTGGCGCGCGACCTGCCTGCGAGGCTGCAGACCAACGGCCTGGGTCAGACTCTGGCTTTCCTGCGAGCCAAGGGATATGAGAACGGCCAGCCGAAGAGCGCCGGGCACGTCCAACTCCTGCAGGATATCTCGGCCTGGGTGATGGAGCAGCTCGAAGCCGAAGATCAGAACCTACTCCAGTGGGTGGTGAACACGGCCAGCAGTGAGGACTACCGCCGAGCCACGGCCGAGGCCATGGCCCTGGCGGAGTGGCTCAAGCGCTTTGCCGAGTCCGAGCTCCCCACGGGAGGCGGGGATGAGCACTAGGAGAGCAGAGCAGCGTGGCGGATCCCGCCACCCCGAGCGCCAGCAGCCGGCGCCGCGCCCGCCCAGCTATCCCCTGCCGAAAGACACGGTCGCCGCGTGGCGAGCGGTCAAGGGCCGAGGGCCATTGAACGCGGGCCTGGTGTTCGACCGCTTCGTGGCCAACTGGGGTGATCCTTTCGATCCGCAATCGCGTCGTGACCGCCGCGAAGGTCCCAAGGGTGAAACTTGGCGAGAGCTGGTTGAGGCAGGCAAGGGAGTGGACGCGGACCTGCTGACCGCGTGTCTCCAGCGGTGGCAGGCGGTGGTCGAGCGCGCCCGCGGGCGCCCGTTCGCTCTGCGCACCGATTGGCGGCTAGTAACCGGCCTGGGTCGGGGGGGCCCGCTGGAGGCCGGTTTCGCCTTCAGCCGCCACGGGTCCCCCATCCTGCCTGGCAGCGGCCTCAAGGGAGTGGCCCGGGCCTGGGGGCTAAGGCAGGTGGCGCGGGCGGTCGGCGTGAAGGAGCTCGGCAAGCTGGAGCAGGTTCTTAGCGCTGCAGGCGACTGGGAGAAGGACTGGCGCGAGC harbors:
- the cmr4 gene encoding type III-B CRISPR module RAMP protein Cmr4, which encodes MYEGKRMLFIYVETPLHAGTGSGLGGVDLPIQRERVTGYPMVQASSLKGRLRALVREHYADGSEDPDQHPVVLALFGRAGSAGENYAGALSPGDARLLLFPVRSLSGVFAWTTCADVLARFARQAELAGLGLPDSLPEEGPQADEVWVGGNALLAGKRVVLEDYSFTPRNRPEVAALGGWLAKTALPDEGYDYWKRELPRKLAILSDDAFRDFAQHATEVQTHIRLSPETKTVAGERGAGALWTVESLPPDTLLYAPILATASRQPESKLSAEEVLGKLEECELTHTQLGGDETTGQGWVALRLTVGGGR
- the cmr5 gene encoding type III-B CRISPR module-associated protein Cmr5; translation: MKSRQRSLEQERAKRAWDCVKKAKEQQDRVAKDYGNLARDLPARLQTNGLGQTLAFLRAKGYENGQPKSAGHVQLLQDISAWVMEQLEAEDQNLLQWVVNTASSEDYRRATAEAMALAEWLKRFAESELPTGGGDEH
- the cmr6 gene encoding type III-B CRISPR module RAMP protein Cmr6 → MSTRRAEQRGGSRHPERQQPAPRPPSYPLPKDTVAAWRAVKGRGPLNAGLVFDRFVANWGDPFDPQSRRDRREGPKGETWRELVEAGKGVDADLLTACLQRWQAVVERARGRPFALRTDWRLVTGLGRGGPLEAGFAFSRHGSPILPGSGLKGVARAWGLRQVARAVGVKELGKLEQVLSAAGDWEKDWREQLGEMDITSSAFDFRLIFGTTAEAGRAIFFDGMPKPGVKLDLDIMNPHYPEYYAGRDAPTDSQNPRPVTFLTVAPGSEFVFAVGWRGRWDDQARELLEVAGRWLRQGLLHLGAGAKTSAGYGYFVAAAEGS